A single genomic interval of Oenanthe melanoleuca isolate GR-GAL-2019-014 chromosome 13, OMel1.0, whole genome shotgun sequence harbors:
- the UBE2D2 gene encoding ubiquitin-conjugating enzyme E2 D2 — translation MALKRIHKELNDLARDPPAQCSAGPVGDDMFHWQATIMGPNDSPYQGGVFFLTIHFPTDYPFKPPKVAFTTRIYHPNINSNGSICLDILRSQWSPALTISKVLLSICSLLCDPNPDDPLVPEIARIYKTDREKYNRIAREWTQKYAM, via the exons ATGGCGCTGAAGAGAATCCACAAG GAGTTGAACGACCTGGCACGTGATCCTCCAGCACAGTGTTCAGCAGGGCCTGTCGGGGATGACA tgTTCCATTGGCAAGCTACAATAATGGGACCA AACGACAGTCCCTATCAAGGTGGAGTATTTTTCTTGACAATTCACTTCCCAACAGATTATCCCTTCAAACCACCTAAG GTTGCATTTACAACAAGAATCTATCATCCAAATATTAACAGTAATGGCAGCATTTGTCTTGATATTCTACGATCACAGTGGTCCCCAGCACTAACTATTTCAAAAG TACTTTTGTCCATCTGTTCTCTGTTGTGTGATCCCAATCCAGATGATCCTTTAGTGCCTGAGATTGCACGGATCTACAAAACAGATAGAGAAAA GTACAACAGAATAGCTCGGGAATGGACTCAGAAGTATGCGAtgtaa
- the STING1 gene encoding stimulator of interferon genes protein isoform X1 — MDALCGRALARYTLPAAARSSFIFTFLRASPAAPPVAPAARTSQRSGCVSAAASGRSPSCPDRRNRSAGAAGLAAGSCSGLLRTSCCCGLGTRCAAAVPPQMSREPCPGQRCAPRIPRIPQPRGGRARRAVFVLLALCAAALLLAGQPLVPTARSLSFHFATLQIGALLKGACYLAEEIFHLHSRHHGSFWRALSTCFPPGWHGPMLLICGSAYVALFGDGQPLGLHFILASLCQLLILALGLQKPSAVEMSEMSERSKQNVAHGLAWSYYVGYLKIVLPRLKKSMEEFSRGNPNLLACRKTWKLHILIPLSCDVYDDLEKADSNIQYMTDLTETTLARAGTKKRVYKHSLYAIRDEENQSQKKQRPTFCPERSCGTCGRSTRRRSPCWRGATRTARARRWTRQSSTCRSACQTCHSPCALTASNTQPSLLLGAQVTFPQPLPLGACAVHGCDPQLPPKPPVQHGYWRADSARSPVTCFPFSLLCTAHTFFCGCIGFFYLL, encoded by the exons ATGGATGCCCTGTGTGGGAGAGCTCTGGCACGCTACAcgctgcctgctgctgccagatcttctttcattttcactttcctgcgtgcctctcctgcagctccgCCCGTGGCCCCTGCAGCCCGCACATCACAGAGGTCCGGGTGCgtgtctgcagcagcctctggaagGAGCCCCAGCTGCCCGGACAGAAGGAACCGCAGCGCAGGAGCCGCGGGGCTGGCGGCCGGGAGCTGCTCCG ggctgctgaggacgagctgctgctgtgggctgggcaCACGCTGTGCTGCCGCTGTCCCGCCGCAGATGAGCCGGGAGCCGTGTCCGGGGCAGCGCTGCGCCCCGCGGATCCCGCGGAtcccgcagccccgcggcgggcgggcgcggcgcgcCGTGTTCGTGCTGCTGGCGCTGTGCGCCGCGGCGCTGCTGCTCGCCGGACAGCCCCTGGTGCCCACCGCCCGCAGCCTCTCCTTCCACTTCGCCACCCTGCAGATCGGGGCGCTGCTCAAGGGCGCCTGCTACCTGGCCGAGGAGATCTTCCACCTGCACTCCCG GCACCATGGCAGCTTCTGGAGGGCCCTGAGCACCTGCTTCCCCCCAGGCTGGCATGGGCCCATGCTGCTCATCTGTGGCTCAGCCTATGTGGCTCTCTTTGGTGATGGGCAGCCACTTGGCCTCCACTTCATCCtggccagcctgtgccagctcctcatCCTTGCCTTGGGGCTCCAG AAGCCCTCAGCAGTGGAGATGTCTGAGATGTCTGAGAGGTCCAAGCAGAACGTCGCTCATGGGCTTGCCTGGTCCTATTATGTTGGGTACCTAAAAATAGTCCTGCCAC GGCTGAAAAAGTCCATGGAGGAATTCAGCAGAGGCAATCCCAACCTGCTGGCATGCAGGAAGACCTGGAAGCTCCACATCTTGATCCCTCTGAGCTGTGATGTCTATGATGACCTGGAGAAAGCTGACAGCAATATCCAGTACATGACAGATCTCACTGAAACCACCCTGGCCCGAGCTGGCACCAAAAAGAGGGTCTACAAACACAGCCTCTATGCAATCAGGGATGAAGAAAACCAG AGCCAGAAGAAGCAGAGACCCACTTTTTGTCCAGAGAGATCGTGTGGCACTTGCggcaggagcaccaggaggagaTCGCCGTGCTGGAGGGGAGCGACCCGCACAGCCCGTGCACGGCGCTGGACTCGGCAGAGCTCAACCTGCAGGTCAGCGTGTCAGacctgccacagcccctgcgCACTGACGGCTTCTAACACCCAGCCCTCGCTGCTCCTCGGGGCTCAGGTCaccttcccccagccccttcctctTGGAGCCTGTGCTGTCCATGGCTGTGACCCCCAGCTCCCGCCCAAACCTCCTGTGCAGCACGGTTACTGGAGAGCTGACTCAGCCCGCAGCCCTGTGACATGCTTCCCATTTTCTTTGTTATGTACAGCTCATACGTTCTTCTGTGGGTgtattggttttttttatctgctttga
- the STING1 gene encoding stimulator of interferon genes protein isoform X2 has protein sequence MDALCGRALARYTLPAAARSSFIFTFLRASPAAPPVAPAARTSQRSGCVSAAASGRSPSCPDRRNRSAGAAGLAAGSCSGLLRTSCCCGLGTRCAAAVPPQMSREPCPGQRCAPRIPRIPQPRGGRARRAVFVLLALCAAALLLAGQPLVPTARSLSFHFATLQIGALLKGACYLAEEIFHLHSRHHGSFWRALSTCFPPGWHGPMLLICGSAYVALFGDGQPLGLHFILASLCQLLILALGLQKPSAVEMSEMSERSKQNVAHGLAWSYYVGYLKIVLPRLKKSMEEFSRGNPNLLACRKTWKLHILIPLSCDVYDDLEKADSNIQYMTDLTETTLARAGTKKRVYKHSLYAIRDEENQLWHCAVEYATPLQSLYAMSQDECAAFSREERLEQAKLFYRTLEEILKGSKECADTYRLIAYEEPEEAETHFLSREIVWHLRQEHQEEIAVLEGSDPHSPCTALDSAELNLQVSVSDLPQPLRTDGF, from the exons ATGGATGCCCTGTGTGGGAGAGCTCTGGCACGCTACAcgctgcctgctgctgccagatcttctttcattttcactttcctgcgtgcctctcctgcagctccgCCCGTGGCCCCTGCAGCCCGCACATCACAGAGGTCCGGGTGCgtgtctgcagcagcctctggaagGAGCCCCAGCTGCCCGGACAGAAGGAACCGCAGCGCAGGAGCCGCGGGGCTGGCGGCCGGGAGCTGCTCCG ggctgctgaggacgagctgctgctgtgggctgggcaCACGCTGTGCTGCCGCTGTCCCGCCGCAGATGAGCCGGGAGCCGTGTCCGGGGCAGCGCTGCGCCCCGCGGATCCCGCGGAtcccgcagccccgcggcgggcgggcgcggcgcgcCGTGTTCGTGCTGCTGGCGCTGTGCGCCGCGGCGCTGCTGCTCGCCGGACAGCCCCTGGTGCCCACCGCCCGCAGCCTCTCCTTCCACTTCGCCACCCTGCAGATCGGGGCGCTGCTCAAGGGCGCCTGCTACCTGGCCGAGGAGATCTTCCACCTGCACTCCCG GCACCATGGCAGCTTCTGGAGGGCCCTGAGCACCTGCTTCCCCCCAGGCTGGCATGGGCCCATGCTGCTCATCTGTGGCTCAGCCTATGTGGCTCTCTTTGGTGATGGGCAGCCACTTGGCCTCCACTTCATCCtggccagcctgtgccagctcctcatCCTTGCCTTGGGGCTCCAG AAGCCCTCAGCAGTGGAGATGTCTGAGATGTCTGAGAGGTCCAAGCAGAACGTCGCTCATGGGCTTGCCTGGTCCTATTATGTTGGGTACCTAAAAATAGTCCTGCCAC GGCTGAAAAAGTCCATGGAGGAATTCAGCAGAGGCAATCCCAACCTGCTGGCATGCAGGAAGACCTGGAAGCTCCACATCTTGATCCCTCTGAGCTGTGATGTCTATGATGACCTGGAGAAAGCTGACAGCAATATCCAGTACATGACAGATCTCACTGAAACCACCCTGGCCCGAGCTGGCACCAAAAAGAGGGTCTACAAACACAGCCTCTATGCAATCAGGGATGAAGAAAACCAG ctctggcactgtgCTGTGGAATATGCCACCCCACTGCAGTCCCTCTACGCCATGTCCCAGGATGAGTGTGCTGCCTTCAGCCGCGAGGAGCGCCTGGAGCAGGCCAAGCTCTTCTACAGGACCTTGGAGGAGATCCTGAAAGGCTCCAAGGAGTGTGCAGACACCTACCGGCTCATTGCCTACGAGG AGCCAGAAGAAGCAGAGACCCACTTTTTGTCCAGAGAGATCGTGTGGCACTTGCggcaggagcaccaggaggagaTCGCCGTGCTGGAGGGGAGCGACCCGCACAGCCCGTGCACGGCGCTGGACTCGGCAGAGCTCAACCTGCAGGTCAGCGTGTCAGacctgccacagcccctgcgCACTGACGGCTTCTAA
- the SLC35A4 gene encoding probable UDP-sugar transporter protein SLC35A4 → MADDKDSLPKLKDLAFLKGQLESLQRRVEDEVQAGVGQDGSLLASPFLKGFLAGYLVAKLRFSAVLGFVAGTCTGIYAAQNYAVPNVEKTIRDYVNSLKKGRD, encoded by the exons ATGGCGGACGATAAG GACTCGCTGCCTAAGCTGAAGGACCTCGCCTTCCTGAAGGGGCAGCTGGAGAGCCTGCAGCGCAGGGTGGAGGACGAGGTGCAGGCCGGCGTTGGGCAG GACGGATCGCTGCTGGCATCGCCCTTTCTCAAAGGCTTCCTGGCGGGATACCTGGTAGCTAAGCTCCGCTTCTCCGCCGTCCTGGGCTTCGTGGCCGGCACCTGCACGGGGATTTACGCTGCCCAGAACTACGCCGTGCCCAACGTTGAGAAGACGATTCGGGACTATGTGAATTCACTGAAAAAAGGTCGGGACTAG
- the LOC130258808 gene encoding probable UDP-sugar transporter protein SLC35A4: MLEMGMFGNAAGSANRLLQRGLWALMLLLSVAIYGSHAPLLTLCKVDGAMPFSSTSVVLLVELTKLALSLLFLLARAREPLAAALSWRHAAPFALSALLYAANNNLVVHMQLFMDPSTFQVLSNLKIVSTALLYSLLLRRRLGARRWLALLLLLAAGVSYSCGGLRARGQRGGMRLHLTPAGLLLLAVYCLISGLSAVYTEAILKSQALPLSLQNIFLYFFGVLLNLMGSLWSGTEGGFLEGFSPWVLLVVLSQALNGLIMSVVMKHSSNITRLFVISCSILVNALLSVALFKLQLTLLFFMAVACIGLAVHLYYGVT; encoded by the coding sequence atgctggaaatgggaatgtttgggaatgctgctggctctgccaacaggctgctccagagggggctgtgggcactgatgctgctgctgtctgtggcCATCTATGGCTCTCACGCCCCCCTCCTGACCCTCTGCAAGGTGGACGGGGCCATGCCCTTCAGCTCCACGTcggtggtgctgctggtggagctgaCCAAGCTGGCGCtgtccctgctgttcctgctggcgCGGGCGCGGGAGCCGCTGGCAGCGGCGCTGTCCTGGCGCCACGCCGCGCCCTTCGCCCTCTCCGCCCTGCTCTACGCTGCCAACAACAACCTGGTGGTGCACATGCAGCTCTTCATGGaccccagcaccttccaggTGCTCAGCAACCTGAAGATCGTCAGCACGGCGCTGCTGTACAGCCTGCTGCTGCGCCGGCGGCTGGGCGCGCGCCGCTggctggcgctgctgctgctgctggccgcGGGTGTCAGCTACAGCTGCGGGGGGCTGCGGGCGCGCGGCCAGCGCGGCGGGATGCGCCTGCACCTCACCCCcgcggggctgctgctgctcgccGTCTACTGCCTCATCTCCGGCCTCTCTGCCGTCTACACCGAAGCCATCCTGAAGAGCCAGGCGCTGCCCCTCAGCCTCCAGAACATCTTCCTGTACTTCTTCGGGGTCCTGCTCAACCTGATGGGTTCCCTGTGGAGCGGCACGGAGGGAGGGTTCCTGGAGGGCTTCTCCCCATGGGTGCTGCTGGTCGtgctcagccaggctctgaACGGCCTCATCATGTCCGTGGTGATGAAGCACAGCAGCAACATCACCAGGCTCTTTGTcatctcctgctccatcctggtcAACGCTCTCCTCTCTGTTGCCCTGTTCAAGCTGCAGCTCACCCTCCTCTTCTTCATGGCCGTGGCGTGCATTGGCCTGGCTGTGCACCTGTACTATGGAGTCACATAA